One part of the Dermacentor andersoni chromosome 2, qqDerAnde1_hic_scaffold, whole genome shotgun sequence genome encodes these proteins:
- the LOC140215956 gene encoding uncharacterized protein codes for MCVPPGVKTFFFKLHSETLPVKTWLNSRGCFVPWSTNCRLCPRAETIDHCFINCRDAVFFWNILQRSLKKDIDMTPYSIRFLPFKVTGGPPYDMFIVLGLYSLWRSRLCDRHAESPRTTKSFFRESAAYVRSVYAVQEPPPDWMHLLDACVCLPEF; via the coding sequence atgtgtgtgcctcctggagtaaaaacatttttctttaaattacattcggaaacactccctgttaaaacttggttgaattcgaggggttgctttgtgccgtggtcaacaaactgtcggctctgtccacgtgctgaaaccatagatcactgtttcataAACTGTAGGGACGCTGTTTTTTTTTGGAACATTCTCCAACGGTCacttaaaaaggacattgacatgactccatactcaattaggtttctaccgtttaaggttacaggtggtcctccctatgacatgttcattgtacttggtttatacagcctgtggagaagtagactctgtgatcgccatgccgaaagcccgcgaactacaaaatccttctttcgcgaaagtgctgcgtatgtaagaagtgtgtacgctgtgcaggaacctccgccagactggatgcacttgttggatgcatgtgtgtgtttgcctgagttttaa